GACATGTACCACGCCGCCTGGACCCATCGTTCGGCCATGCTGGCGGGGCATCTGGGCGGCAACGGCGCGCAGTCGCTGGCGCAGTATGCGCCGACGCGCGAACAGAAGGGCATCACCTTGCTGACGGCCTATGGACACGGGCTCAACGCCGACTTCGCCGAGGCCAATGAAGTGGACCTGGGCTCGCCGCTGGCGGCCTGGCGGCTCGACCCCGCCATCCAGGCGCGGCTCGGGCCGGTGCGTTCCCGGGTGCAGCGCTCGAACATGAACGTGTTCCCGAATCTCTTCGTCAACAGCGGGTCGCGCGATCTGATGGTCCGGCATCCCAGGGGCCCCGGAAGGATGGAGGTTCGCAAGACGGTCCTGGTGGATCGCAATGCGTCGGAAGAGACGCGGCGCATGCAGATCCGTTCCTCCAACCGGCATTTCGGCCCCGCCGGGATGTTCGAGCAGGATGACGGGGAAAACTGGGACCAGAGCACGCACGGCGCGCGCAGCCTGGCCGCGCGGGACCGCGACCTGCACTACGCGATGAAACTCGGACGGGCACGCCTGACGCGCTTGGGCGACAGTCCTCCCCTGATCGAGGATCTGGTCAACGAGCACGCGCAGCTGTGGCTGTATCACTGCTGGGCCGAATTCATGGATGCGGCGTCCTGGCCCGAGCTGCGCGCCGCCCACACCCAACCCACGGATCACTTTCGATGCGCGACGACCTGAACGCGGCCTGCGCCGCGCAGCCGGGGCTGATGGCGGGGATACAGGCCCTGTTGCTGCAACACGAGGTCGAGCAGTTCTACCACCGCGAGGCGGCCCTGCTGGACGAGCGGCGCTTCGAGGACTGGCTCGAACTGCTGGCCGATGACCTGAGCTACTGGATGCCGGTGCGCGAGACGCGGGCGGCCGGGCAGGAG
The Achromobacter sp. AONIH1 DNA segment above includes these coding regions:
- a CDS encoding aromatic ring-hydroxylating dioxygenase subunit alpha, which encodes MDAIASREKYRQYVRPEAGLVSRRIFHDEEIYRAELDRIFKRAWLYLAHESEVPDPGDFVHVYMGEEAVILCRDRDGQLYGLVNSCRHRGNRVCRVDRGNARSFVCSYHGWAYNTKGNLIGVPGKTELYKDDIDQPSLGLVRVARIDSYKGLVFGTFDPEAPSLEEFLGDMRWGLDLLLDQGDLVAAPGVVRWNIEGNWKFAADNAIGDMYHAAWTHRSAMLAGHLGGNGAQSLAQYAPTREQKGITLLTAYGHGLNADFAEANEVDLGSPLAAWRLDPAIQARLGPVRSRVQRSNMNVFPNLFVNSGSRDLMVRHPRGPGRMEVRKTVLVDRNASEETRRMQIRSSNRHFGPAGMFEQDDGENWDQSTHGARSLAARDRDLHYAMKLGRARLTRLGDSPPLIEDLVNEHAQLWLYHCWAEFMDAASWPELRAAHTQPTDHFRCATT